The Canis lupus familiaris isolate Mischka breed German Shepherd chromosome 7, alternate assembly UU_Cfam_GSD_1.0, whole genome shotgun sequence nucleotide sequence ttgaactcatgacgctgaaatcaaaacctgagctgagatctgaaatcaaaacctgagctgagattaggAAATAggcactgagctatccaggcacttcacaaatatttaaatcagagaTTTATTGAAACACTAAATCAAGATTCTATTCTAATTTTGGTTAATGATTAGTAATctaacacacaaaaaagaaaaaaacacttaaacATGAAGAAGTGATTGTATACAATCTTTTTCTTGGTACTTTAGTAAGTATGGATGCTGTTTTAGCTGAATGGGAATAATTTTTCAACCCATACTTCTTTGGAAAGATTCAGTAAAgtttgtgacaaaaaaaaattacaaaggctCTCAAAGAACCATTTTTATCCACATGACATGAGTTGACATGACATGAGTTGTCTCAACAGATTTCTTGTGTAATCTTCATATTGAACTGAGCTACATTTGCACATGGATAGGTCTAGTATCCCctggctccttctcctccttcataCTTCTTCCTCTTTAGTTTTCGGTGCTTGACTTTCTTAGCTGGAGGATGATGGGACACCTGATTCAGGTACTTGGTCATCATTGATGTTGTGGCCACCAGCCGGCAGAGTATTTGATCAATGTCATAGATGGACTGATTTTCCAGGTCATTACCAAATGTATCTGTGGAGGCTGTTTTTTTcagctaaaagaagaaaaagatgatattacagatttttttcttactgtagttcaaattacatttgttttctaGATATGTACATTAAACTCTAAACACTACATATTATCTATATAAAAGAAAGGTTACTGTAGAAGAAAGGTGTAAATGCAGAAGAAATGCTCTTTTGTATATGCTCCCTTATAAATTTATAGCAATCATTCTCACCATCAACAAGCATTTAATATGTGCTTTTTATAAGAGCATTCTGCTGAAAGAAATTACTTGAATATTAGTTAAATGTTTTCTCCTTACTAAGCAGCCTCAATGTATAATGCAATCAAATCAcagtaattttataaatatctaattCTTGTGAAGGTCAATGAGCTTTTAAGATTGCCTCAAAATACAGTGCCATTGGCAAAATGGGAAATTAGTTTAAGAGTACCATTTCCCAGAAAATTATCCTAACATTAGAAATTAGTTTACAGtctatttaaaaaaggaaaatatatgtaactttgacatatttatctttctcagatAGATCTGGAAAGGACTTAACAGATCTTTCATccagatatttcattttatggatgaggcaGTGGAGAAAGATTGAATGACTTATACCTATGGCCCCAGACAGATAATGTCATCTCCTACCCATTCTACTCATTATTGCTTACTACATTCCTGATATATTTTGTAACTTGAGAGAGGATGAACTATATTAAGGACTTTCTAATTCAATACACATTTGTTGAGCCCCTAGTATGTGCAAGATACTGTACTACATGTTGAAGGGTGAGTGGTGGGGGGCAAGGAGATGttacaaagagaaataagacatgCTACTTTCCCTCAAAGAAGCTGATAATCTTATGTTTTAAAGtcctaagtattttataactATTACTATTTGCATTACTAATTCAcctttttttgatgttttttccatttcatccacAGGTAATGCACAGATAAAACAGACAAGATTAAAAAGAGAGCTTGTACTAAAATATAAAGGAGATGTAAAGAACCCTGAAATATATCCATATTAGCAAAATTACAGCATAGTTTGTCCAGAGGGTAAGGTAGACAGTGAGATGGAGAAGGCTTAACTTTCAGATAATGCATTTCTTCTGGAAAAATCTCCCATCCGACCTTTGTCCAGATTGTTCCATCACAAATGCAGAAGCTCTCCCTAAGGAAGCAGATAAACAACAGAGAAAATGTCAGGGATAGTCCTTGAATGGACATCCTTCgcaattggggaaaaaaaatcgaTAGCCAAAAAATTGGTCACAGAGCAGGATTGCTCTGGGAATCAGTTAATATGGTGCTCCACTCAACATTTAAGATCCTAGTCAGCAAATATACATTGATGATGTTATAATGATATAACATCATCAGTCATAGTGATTCAGGGATAAATTTAGTGATGTCATAAAGAACTACATTGGAACTAAAAGGTGTCACCTAGCCAAttactgggtttcttttttctttccttttcttttcttttctttctttcttttcttttcttttctttctttcttttcttcttttcttttcttttcttttcttttcttttcttttcttttctttcttttcttttctttcttgtatttttgagtaatttctacacccaacatggggcttgaactcacaaccccaagagtaagggttgcatgctccaccaactgagccagccaggtactcttACTGGGTGTTTTAGGGGTATTTTTCCTCGcctttttctagaatgttttgaactttctcccttttctgaaaaataaagactttactAATATTTTGCTTGCTAATAAATTCTGTAATCATATTAACAGAGTTTTTGTGGAAATAATTTACCTATACCTCCTTCAAGCTTTCTGAGGTATGGCAGTTTTATATCTACTTAAAAAGTTGCTACAGCCATACCATTTCACACAATTTAGcatctgcttctattttttttcactctggaATGTCCTTCCCTTTAAATAGTTAAGCAAATATTGAGTCCCTTCCTCCTTTAACCTATGTCCCTTTGGTGGCAATGTGGTACTGTCAGAtagtgggtgaggggtgggaaaTTTGGTATGGGTGATAAAAAGATAAGACATGGACCCTGCCTTTAATGAGCTTACAATCTACAGGTAGAAGCAAAAAACAAGATAGTAAAAATTACAAGACAGACTAAACTAGAGCTAGCTCAAACTATAATCGAGTAATGGTTGTAAGAGCAATGGGTTCTACTTGGGGAAATCAGAAATTTCATAGAATAGTATTTGAGTAAGCTTTGAGGAATGAGTAGAAT carries:
- the TEX50 gene encoding testis-expressed protein 50 → MSIQGLSLTFSLLFICFLRESFCICDGTIWTKVGWEIFPEEMHYLKVKPSPSHCLPYPLDKLCCNFANMDIFQGSLHLLYILVQALFLILSVLSVHYLWMKWKKHQKKLKKTASTDTFGNDLENQSIYDIDQILCRLVATTSMMTKYLNQVSHHPPAKKVKHRKLKRKKYEGGEGARGY